A region from the Ptychodera flava strain L36383 chromosome 10, AS_Pfla_20210202, whole genome shotgun sequence genome encodes:
- the LOC139141576 gene encoding adhesion G-protein coupled receptor G6-like, whose amino-acid sequence MLSNLTSRADTFEESDVSLSTDIVGNILKSQENGTEVPVAHGVLQTVDNLLSVDDDVFLASQENHNAATRLLQSVERLSLLIESDNGPVTIETLNILLTVAEVNVTGFNGLHFPVSTSSQSNLFNVSSDSTTEDTRTSIELPLSLFENVDDSDKHHVENAQFLAYRSNKLFKVVDNRTLPGFSPVIAASIGDLTIINLREPLKIRLAKNASYRNVNESCVFWDYTLNGGSGAWSSEGCAISLEENDNNSVLCECDHLTNFALLVDIYNEGTNIDSTNKKALSIISYVGCMVSLISLALTLVTLIAFKKTKDKATKILLNLCFALFMAMMMFIIGSFADDFASFLPALCTTVAVLLHYFLLAVLAWMALEAALLYLLLVKVFKTYIRRFMLKFCLVGWGVPLVIVSITLTIDLNNYGNNNSICWLSRYPFYGAFLAPLCLVLIFNSIIYCLVIYQICGLNSKAMTPNERYSYLAQLRAALGLMVLLGLTWVFAFFAVGQASLLFNYLFALFNSLQGLFIFVFHCAMKTEIKAGWKKTFCRCMVASHRAAGDSGASTNSLNALNYEINKAEEMETKLVDEKFKWHPLLSMVGYSKFPERTRGYTSLPF is encoded by the exons ATGTTGAGCAACCTAACATCGAGAGCGGACACGTTCGAAGAAAGTGATGTAAGTCTGTCCACCGACATTGtcggtaacattttaaaaagtcAAGAAAACGGTACAGAGGTTCCTGTAGCTCATGGAGTTCTTCAAACCGTGGATAACTTGTTAAGCGTAGATGATGATGTATTTCTTGCCAGCCAGGAAAACCATAATGCTGCCACACG GCTTCTACAGTCAGTAGAGCGACTTTCCCTGCTCATTGAGTCTGATAATGGGCCGGTTACCATAGAGACTTTAAATATACTACTGACAGTTGCAGAAGTGAATGTCACAGGGTTCAATGGTCTCCACTTCCCTGTGTCCACTTCAAGTCAG AGCAACCTTTTCAATGTGTCCAGTGATTCAACTACTGAGGACACCAGGACATCGATCGAATTGCCTCTATCATTATTTGAAAACGTTGACGATTCAGATAAACATCATGTCGAGAATGCACAGTTCCTTGCGTACAGGTCAAACAAATTGTTCAAG GTGGTCGACAACAGGACATTGCCTGGTTTCAGTCCAGTCATCGCTGCAAGTATTGGAGATTTAACAATCATTAACTTACGGGAACCACTGAAGATCAGATTAGCAAAGAATGCATCG TATCGTAATGTCAATGAGAGTTGCGTGTTCTGGGATTATACTTTAAATG GAGGGAGCGGTGCCTGGTCAAGCGAAGGCTGCGCTATCTCCCTGGAGGAAAATGACAACAACAGTGTTCTGTGTGAATGCGATCACCTTACTAACTTCGCCCTCCTTGTC GACATATATAATGAAGGTACCAACATCGACTCAACCAATAAGAAGGCTCTATCCATAATTTCATACGTTGGCTGTATGGTATCTTTAATATCATTGGCTTTGACGCTCGTTACCCTGATTGCTTTCAA AAAAACAAAGGACAAAGCTACGAAGATTTTACTGAATTTATGCTTTGCACTCTTCATGGCCATGATGATGTTCATAATTGGATCATTTGCCGATGATTTTGCATCATTCTTACCGGCGCTCTGTACCACTGTTGCTGTTTTGTTACACTATTTCCTATTGGCTGTCCTGGCTTGGATGGCGCTAGAAGCGGCGCTGCTATACCTGCTTCTTGTCAAAGTCTTTAAAACATACATTAGACGTTTCATGTTGAAGTTCTGTCTGGTTGGTTGGG GTGTACCATTGGTTATTGTCAGTATTACTTTGACGATTGACCTCAACAACTATGGGAACAACAATAGCAT aTGCTGGTTGTCAAGGTACCCGTTCTACGGTGCATTTCTGGCTCCGTTGTGCTTGGTTCTCATCTTCAACTCGATCATCTACTGTCTCGTCATTTACCAAATATGTGGACTCAACTCCAAAGCAATGACTCCGAATGAAAGGTACAGTTATCTGGCACAGTTGAGGGCAGCACTCGGGTTGATGGTACTCCTCGGACTTACGTGGGTGTTTGCCTTTTTCGCCGTTGGTCAAGCAAGTCTTTTGTTCAACTACCTGTTCGCCTTATTCAACAGTCTGCAGGGGCTGTTCATCTTTGTTTTCCACTGTGCGATGAAGACGGAAATCAAGGCGGGCTGGAAAAAGACGTTCTGTCGATGTATGGTGGCCAGTCACAGAGCAGCAG GTGATTCTGGTGCGTCGACAAATTCTTTAAACGCCTTGAACTACGAAATAAATAAAGCTGAAGAAATGGAGACGAAGCTTG TGGATGAAAAATTCAAGTGGCATCCGCTGCTCTCTATGGTGGGATACAGTAAATTTCCCGAACGAACAAGAG GTTACACATCACTCCCATTCTGA